In Jannaschia sp. W003, the genomic stretch TTGAGGATGATCGAGGTGTCGAGGCCCCCGGAATAGGCCAGGACCACTTTCTTGGGCGCGTCCATCTGTCTCTCCGTCTGATGGCCGCGCCCTAGGCCGGATCGCCCCGGCCCGCAAGGAAGGGCCGGGGCGGGGGCGTGCTACTCCGCCTTCTCGCGCTCCACCTCGGGGGCCGCCTCGAGAGCCTCCTTGGTGGTGTTCAGCCCGAGGAAGTACTCCGCCTCGTCGTCCTCCTCGCGCACGCCGCGCAGGGCGTCCCAGCGCACGGCCACCTGCCGCTCGCCCATGCCGAGGAAGCCGCCCACGTCAACGACCACCGCCTCGAGCGTGCCGTCCACGCCGATGATCAGGTCGCCGATCTCACCGATGTCGTCCCAGCCTTCCACGGTGCCGGCGGGCAGCGGGACGGTGGGGTCGATCTCCTGGTCGACCACGTGGACGCGGGTGCCGATCAGCGTGG encodes the following:
- a CDS encoding PRC-barrel domain-containing protein, giving the protein MTPRPLLALALALAPGAALADAHAMDPFAVNDVEYGERYLATTLIGTRVHVVDQEIDPTVPLPAGTVEGWDDIGEIGDLIIGVDGTLEAVVVDVGGFLGMGERQVAVRWDALRGVREEDDEAEYFLGLNTTKEALEAAPEVEREKAE